From the genome of Leptotrichia sp. oral taxon 847:
GGAGATCCGATTACAGCGCAAAACTTTAAAGATGGATGGGTAAGAGCACTAGATCCAAAAACTGCTTCAAAATATGCGGATAAATTATTTTACATAAAAAATGCAAAAGAATTTAATGCGGGAAAAATAAAAAATCCTGACGAATTGGGAATAAAAGTTGTGGATAACTACACTTTGGTAGTAACTTTAAATGATCCATTGCCATATTTTGACTCAATTGTGCGAATTCAAACTTATGCGCCGCTTAACAAAGCGTTTTATGACAGAGTTAAGGATAAATACATGACTAGTAAAGAAACTTCAATTTCATCAGGTGTTTATAAAATAAAAGAATGGACAAGAGATTCACAAATTGTCTTTGAAAAAAATGAAAATTACTGGAATAAAGACAGCATAAAACTTGAAGGTGTAAAAGTTGTGTTTATAAACGATCCAAATGGAAGCTTGAACGCATTTAAAAATGATGAGATAGATTCGACAAATATTTCTATTGAGCAAGCTAAAGAATTTAAAGATGACAAGAGAAAAATACTTACAGACGACGGTTCTGTCTGGTATATGACTTACAATATGAAAAATAAAGTTCTTGCCAACAAAAAAATAAGACAGGCGTTGTCTCTTGCTGTGGACAGAGAAAAATTGGTATCTGATGTACTTAGTGGAACTGGAAAACCTGCTTATACATACACTGCAAAAGGTGTTGGAATAATGGGAGTACAAAAAGATTTTTCTGAAGAAGCTGGAAAAGTTTTTCCTGCATTTGATGCTGCAAAAGCGAAAAGTTTATTAGCCGAAGGACTAAAAGAGCTAAATTTACAAAAGTTACCGACACTTGAAATGATTTTTAACGACAGTGGAAATAATAAAATAATTTCAGAATATATTCAAGATCAGCTTCATAAAAATTTAGGTGTCGATATAAAAATACAAGCGATGACTTTTAGCGAAAGACTTTCTAGAATGGAACAGAGAAATTATGAAATTGCGCTTGCCGGCTACAATGGCGATTTTAACGATGCGATCACTTATTTGGACAGATTTGTTACAAAAGACGGAAACAATTATTCGGATTATTCAAATCCAGAATATGACAGATTGGTTAAATTTGTAAAATCTTCTGGAGACCAAAAAGCGAGAGTAGCTTCGATGATTCAAATGGAAAAAATTCTTGCCGATGATATGCCAGTTGGAATACTTTATTACAGACAGAACACAAAATTAGTTAATCCAAGAGTTCATGACATAGTATTTAGTCCAATTGGAAAAGATTATGTACTGGACTACACTTATATTAAATAAATTTTAAAAATAATAAAAAAAGAAAGAGAGAGGATTTTTAGATGAAAAAATTATTGTTGACATTAGCAATGTCGTTATTTTTACTATCTTGTGGAAATGGCGGAAATGACCAAAATACATTTTCATTAAACATCGTAACGGAGCCAAGTTCAATTGACCCGCAAATTACTACTGACATCCCTGGAGGAACAGTTGATGAGCTTATCTTAGAAGGACTGCTTCGAAAAGATAAAAATGGAAAATCGGTTGCAGGACTTGCAAAATCGTGGGAAAAGTCAAAAGATGGATTAAAATGGACATTTCACTTAAGAGATGGAATAAAATGGTCAAACGGAGATCCAGTTACTGCAAAAGATTTTAAAGCTGGTTGGCTTCGTGCACTAAATCCGGCAACAGCAGCAAGTAACGCAAATATGCTATTTGTAATAAAAAATGGAGAAAAATATAATGCTAAAAAAGCGAGTGCCGAAGAAGTTGGAATTAAAGTAGTTGACGACAAGACTTTGGAAGTTACATTGGAAGCACCAGTTTCATATTTTGACGATTTGGTAACATTTAAAGCGTACATGCCATTAAACGAAAAATATTACAACCAAGTTAAAGACAAATATTTTTCAGAAGCTAAATATACTATAGCAGTAGGTCCGTACACTTTGGATAACTGGACACATAATTCAGAATTGAGACTTAAAAAAAATCCTAATTATTGGGATGCGGCAAATGTTAAGACAGAAAATGTAGTTTTGAAAATGATTGACAGTAATTCATCTGTAAATGCTTTTAAAAATGATGAAGTTGACGTTACAACAGTTACATTTGAACAGGCCAAAGAATTTAATGGAAAACCTGAATTAGTAACAGCCAAAGACGGTGGAATTTATTATTTGCTATTTAATGTAAATGAGCCCGCTTATAAAAATGCAAAAATCAGAAAAGCAATTTCAATGGCAATAAACAAGGACGATTTATTAAATAAAGTGCTTTCAAATTCTGAAAAAGCTACTAAGACTTTCACACCGCAAGGAATTGGACTTAATGGACTAAAAGGCGATTTTTCCAAAGAAGTTCTGACAGATCAGCCAAAATATAATGTGGCGGAAGCTAAAAAATTGTTAGCTGAAGGAATGAAAGAAGCAGGAATTTCAAAATTGCCAAATATAAAAATATTGTTTAACGATAGCGGAAGTAGAAAAGCTATTGTGGAATACATTCAAGATAATTTAAAAACAAATTTAGGTGTTCAAGTTGATGCGGAAATGGTTACTGGAAAAGAGCGTGTAAATCGTACAAAAGAAAATAATTTTAACATTGCTCTAATGAACTGGACTGGAGATTTCTTAGATCCAATCACATATTTAGATTTATTTGAAAGTACAAATGCAAATAACCGTGGAAAATTTGTAAATTCAAGATATGACCAGCTTGTAAAAACTGTAAAATCGACAGATAATCCACAGACAAGAGTACCAGCGATGATAGAAATGGAAAAAATAATTTCACAGGAAGTCCCAGTTGTAATTTTATTCCAAAAACAAAAACAATATTTAGTTAATCCAAGAGTTACTAATTTAGGATTTGTTTCAATTGGTGGAGAGTTCTTTATAAGAGATGTTGTATTAAAATAAGTGTTTTAAAAGATTGAAAATACATCGTGTTAAAATAAAAAAATCTAAAATAAATAAAAAAGTCGGGAAAAATTTCTCGGCTTTTTTAAATATGATTTATAAGTTTATCAATGTCAGAATAAACATTTCTGTAGTTTACAAAAGGTCTTTTTAGAATCAGAACAGTAGTCCCAAATTCTTTACAGGCATCAATTTTTTCTTTTTCTCCGCCAGTTTTTCCGCTTTCTTTTGTAATCAAAAAATCAATTTTAAAACTTTTAAGCATAGCTAAATTTAAATTTTTATCAAAAGGTCCTTGAATTGCAATTATGTTTTTAGGCAAATACCCAAGATTTTCCGCCTTTTGAATGGAAGCAGTTGTTGGAAGTATCCGCACAAAAAGATTATTTTTTTCGCCCATAACTTTTATTTCTTCCAAATTATTCGATCCCAATGTACTTAAAATATTTTTATTTTGATATTTTAAAACAAAGTCATTCATTTCTTGTAAAGTTTCAAATTTAAAGACATTTTCATCTCCATAATCAAGCATTTCACGCTCAAATCTCACATATTTAGTCCCAAGTTTTTTTGTAACTTTCAAAATGGAACGGCTCACATTTTCGGCATATGGATGACTTGCGTCGACGACGGTATTTATATTTTTTTCGGTGATGACTTTTTCCATTTGCTCTTCGTCCAATTTCTTACAAATAACTTGAATATTTTTTTTGTTATTCGAAGTATATTTTTTCAAAAGTTCTCCACCGTAGGAAGTGGCAGTACTTATCAAAATATCTTTTTTATTTTTCTCATCAACTAATTTTTCTAAAATATCTCTTCCATCTTTTGTTCCTCCGATTATCCAAATCATATTTTTCCCCTTCTAATTTTTTAATTGAAAAAATTTACCGCTTTCAAAAGAAAATATTCGACATTCTCCGTTTCCAATAAGTTTTCTCTCATCTAAATCGTCTGCTTCCCTGTTTTCAATGTAGTTAAAGAAAAGCTCTAAAACAGTTCCGTGAGTTACAATCAAAATATTTCCACTTTCATGTGCTTTTATAATTTTGTCAAGCCCCTTTAAAAATCTAGTAAGCCCATCCTTTAATTCTTCTCCGCCAATATTTTTAGCACAGTAATTTTTTACATCATAAAAATAGCTGTGAGCTTCTTTTGGAGAAAAATCAAAAATCTCACTAAAACTCATTCCCTGCCATTTCCCAAAATAAATTTCGTTAAGTTCGGGAATTTTTTGAAGTTTAGGATTTTTATTTTTATTATTTTCCAAAATAATTTTTGCAGTTTCCACTGTTCTTCCCATCTGACTAGTATAGACAGCGTCAAATTTAACATCTTCCAATTCTTTTGCAGTTTTTCTAACTTTTTCAATCCCTTCTTCTGTAAGTGGTGAATTCATCTGCCCCTGAAATTTTTCTAGGACATTCCATTCAGTTTGACCGTGTCTCACAATATATAATTTTAATTTGTTTTCTTTCATTTTTTAGTTTTTTTCCTTTCTCTTTCTCTTTCTCTTTCTTTCTTTTCTTTATTTTTTGTATTTTTATTTATTTATTTTTTATTTTTTCAAAATTTTAATTTTAAATTTTTAAATTCTTACATTTTATTCTTTTAATTAAGTCAATTAAGTTAATCAAACATCTGGATAAGTTCTCACATCTTCAGTTATTCTACAAGCCGCTTCTATGATTGGAAACATCATAATAGCTCCAGTTCCTTCGCCAAGCTTCATATTCATCAGAAGTGGCGCGGTTAAATTAAGTTCATTCATAATATATTTCATTCCTGGCTCACAGCTCAAGTGCGAACCAATCATATAGTCACGAGCATTCGGACACAATTTGTATGCAATTAACGCTGCAACAGCTGAGATAAAGCCGTCTATGACAACAGGAACGCCATTTTTAGCACAACCCAAAAAAGTTCCAGCCATTCCTGCAATATCCAGTCCGCCAACTTTGGAAAGCACGTCAATCGGATCTTTTTTATCAATTTTTTTAGTCAAAATCGCTCTTTTTATAATTTCTTTTTTATGCTCCAAAGTCTTTTTATCAATTCCACTTCCAAATCCAACAATGTCATCTAGCGGCAAATCTGAAAACACTTTTAAAATAGCACTACTCGTCGAAGTATTTCCAATTCCCATTTCTCCAGTCGCAAAAAGATTATAACCTTCTTTTACAAATTCATTCACCGTTTCTATTCCAATTTCAATCGCAGATACAGAAGTCTCATAACTCATAGCAGCTTCGTTTAAAATATTATTTGTTCCAAACGGCATAAGTTTTTTTTGGATAATTCCCGAAAGGTTAATTTTTCCTGTATGATCAGAACTTTCGTCAATTCCCAAATCGACAACTTTTACATCGGCACCAAAACTTTTTGCCAGAGAATTTATCGAAGAAGTGCCATTTGACATCGCTTCTACGACATATTGAGTTATAACTCTTTTGGATTTGCTTACTTTTTCACACTCTACACCATTGTCAGCCGCCATAACGAGCACCATTTTTTTCTTAGGACGATAATTTTTTTGCATCCCCTCCAGCTTTATCGCTAAATCTTCAACAATTCCCAGGCCTTTCGGAGTTTTTAGCAAAGAATTAAGTTCATTTTCTTTTTTTTTCATTCTCTGTCTGTCCGCTGCTTCAATTTGCACCAAAGTTTTTTTCAAAATATCCATTTTTCTCACCAGTTCTTGTTTTTACAATGTATTTTTAATTTTTTCAAACGCCTTTTCCAATGCAAAATAGAATTTTCTATAATCTTCGTCAGAGTGCACATAGGAAATAAAGTGCGCTTCATATTTCGACGGCGGTACGATAATTCCGTTTTCCAGCATTGTGTCAAAGTAAATGGCATACATTTTGTCGTTTGTAGCAATCGCATCTTTCAGATTTTTTACTTTATCTCTTGAAAAAAATATCGTAAACAAACTGTTTGTGGCATTTATTGTCGCAGGTATTCTATATTTTTGAGTCAAATCTTCTGTTTTAGCAACTAATTCTTTTGTTCTTTTTTCTAAAGTTCTGTAAATATCGGGATTTTCTTTCAAAATGGAAATCGTTTTAATTCCAGCTGCGACAGAAACTGGATTTCCAGAAAGAGTTCCAGCGTGATAAACATTTCCAACTGGCGAAATTAAATCCATAATTTCTTTTTTTCCAGCAAACGCACCAACTGGATACCCACCCCCAATAATTTTTCCAAGAGTTATCAAATCTGGCTGTATTCCAAACATTTCACAAGCGCCGCCTAATGAAACTCTAAATCCGGTAATAACCTCGTCAAAAATTAAAACAATATTTTTTTTATGAGTAATTTCTCGCAAAAATTCCAAAAATTCTTTTGAAGTTTCAATAACTCCCATATTTGCAGGGATAGGCTCAACAATAATACAGGCGATGTCTTTTTCATCTTCAACAATTTTTTTTACTTTTTCAAAATCTCCAAACGGAGCAGTTATCGTGTCACGAGTTACAGCTTCGGTAATTCCATTGCTATCCTGATGTTCAAAAGTAAGAAGTCCAGACCCAGCTTTTACAAGCAGTGAATCCGAATGCCCGTGATAACATCCTTCAAATTTCAAAATTTTATTCTTTTTCGTAAATGCCCGAGAAAGTCTTACAGCCGCCATCGTAGCTTCAGTCCCAGAAGTTGTAAGCCTAATTTTTTCAATCGCAGGAAAACATTCTTTTACAAGTTCTGCTAACACAACTTCTTTTTTTGTGGGAAGACCAAAAGATGTCCCCTTTTCCATCTCAGTTTTCACAACTTCTAAAACTTCGGGATAATTGTGTCCAAGTATCATAGGTCCCCAAGAACCAATCATATCAATATATTCGTTCCCATCTTCGTCAAAAAGTTTGCTACCTTTTCCACTTTCAATAAAAATGGGATAGTCTTTTTTTACGGACTGAAAAGCTCTGACTGGACTATTTACACCGCCTGGAATAGCTTTTTTCGCTTTTTCAAAAATTTCTTTAGATTTATTTGTATTCATTGATTTTCTCCTTCTTCAATTAAGTTGGCAAATTCCAAAATGTCGTTCACAACAATGGAATCTAAGCCATTTTCTTTAAGTTTTGAAATATTTTTAACTCCATATCCAGTTTTGACAAGGACGGTTTTCATTCCAAGTTTTTTTGCAGGGATCAAATCCGTCACCCTGTCGCCAATCATAAAAGAATTTTTTGTATCTATTTTAAATTCTTTTATAGCAATTTCAAAATTTTTTGTATTTGGCTTTCTACACTCACAATTTTTTTTGTATTTTCCAATCCCATCGGGATGATGTGGACAAAAATACGATTTTTCAATTTTAATCCCTTTTTTTAATAAATCTTCTTCAATAAACTTTTGCAATTTGAAGTAATCTTCTTCACTGTAATATCCTTTGGCAATCCCAGCTTGATTAGTGATAATAGAAAATTTGTAACCCAAATCTCTCAATTTTGCTAGACCCAAGACGACATTTCTTTCATATTCAAATTCTTCAATTGTATGCAAATAATTTTTTTCAACATTAATCACGCCATCTCTATCGAGCAAAATAAATTTATTTTTCATATTTTTTTATAGCCTCCTTTTTCCCAAAAAACAATTACTCTTACACAAATTATATAGAATTTAGTTCTAAAAATCAATAAATTCTTTTTATATTTCGGTTGAATTATACTCTAATTTATGGTATACTTCTCATTGAGAAACTAAGAGGTTTTTAAGGGAAAAAGATATGAAAATAAAAAAAATCGTTATAATTCGAATGATATATATTATTATTCTATATTTAATTTACAATATATTGTTAAATCAATACGATTATATTACAAAGTATTTAACAAATTTTATCTTTTTAATTTTCATATTTATAAAATTTGTTTTTGGACAATTAGATTTTTATGCTGAAAGATTTAGATTAAAAAATATTTTTGTAAATTTTTCAATTGATTCAATTTTTGCATTTATGCTTTTTATTTTTTTAAAAAAAGTAGAAATATTTTATGTTTTCAGTGCCGTTTTTTTCTTTCAAATAGTATTTCGGAAAATAATATCTTCGATTTACATGAAAAAGAAAAATGTCCTGATTTTTGGCTCAAACCATATTGAAAACAATATTCAAGAAGATATTATAGCTAGCTTAGATTATAACTACATAGGCTATATTTCCAACAACAAAAGTCGTGCAACAAAATATTTAGTCGGAAATTATGCTGAAATGGAAAAGATAATAAAAGAAAAAAAAATTGATCTTCTTGTAATTGTGAAAGATATAAGAAGTCCTGATTTTAAAAAATATTTAAAGCGCCTTTTTGATTTAAAAATAAATGGATTAAAAGTTTTGAGCTATGAGATATTCAACGAAGAAATTCAAAAGAAAATAGATGCAAACACCATTGATGAAGAATGGCTTCTTCAGTCCAATGGCTTTGATATTTTAAACGATGGAATGGAAAAAAATATGAAGCGAGGAGTAGATCTGGTCATATCTTTGACACTGATGGTTCTACTTGCACCAGTGGCACTAATTGTAGCAATTTTAATAAAGTTGGAGTCAAAGGGACCCGTAATTTTCAAGCAGGTGAGAATTGGAGAAAACATGGTTCCATTTAAAGTGTACAAATTTAGAAGTATGAAAATACACGATCCAAAAAAATACTCAAAATACACACAAGACAACGACAAAAGAGTGACAAAAGTGGGGAAGTTTATTAGAAAGACTCGAATAGATGAGCTGCCTCAACTTTTTTGTATTCTAAAAGGAACAATGAGTTTTGTGGGACCAAGACCCGAATGGGACATTCTAGCCAAGGAATATGAAAAAAAAATACCATACTACAATTTAAGACATATGATAAAACCTGGATTAACAGGATGGGCACAAGTGATGTATCCATACGGCGAAAACATTGAAGATACAAAAAGAAAGTTAGAATATGATTTATACTATTTAAAACATCAAGATTTAATTTTAGATGTTTTGATAATTTTTAAAACAATTAAAGTGATATTATTTGGAAAAGGTAAATAAAATTGGAGGATTTTATGAAGGGAATTATTCTTGCGGGAGGAAGTGGTACAAGACTTTACCCAGTTACAAAGTCGATTTCAAAGCAGATATTACCTATATATGATAAACCAATGATTTATTATCCTTTATCTGTTCTTATGCTAGCAAATATCAGAGAAATATTAATAATTTCTACAAAAAGAGATTTGCCATTATTTAAGGAACTTTTAGGAGATGGAAGTGATTTGGGAATAAATCTTGAATATAAAGTTCAAGAAAAGCCAAATGGGCTTGCAGAGGCTTTTATAGTTGGCGAAAAGTTTATAAAAAATGACAATGTTTGTCTTATTCTAGGAGACAACATATTTTATGGCAGCGGTTTTTCAGGACTACTAGAAGAAGTTACATCTTTAAAAAAAGGAGCGGTAATATTTGGCTATCCAGTAAAAGATCCAAGAGCTTACGGAGTTGTAGAATTTGATAAAAATGGAAAAGCAATTTCGTTGGAAGAAAAGCCTGAAAATCCAAAATCAAATTACGCAATACCTGGGTTGTACTTTTATGACAATACAGTCATAAGTAAAGCTAAAACTCTAAAGCCATCAAATAGAGGAGAATTAGAGATTACCGCTATAAATAAAAAATATTTAAAAGAAAGTAAATTGAATGTTAAAAAATTTGGAAGAGGAATAGCGTGGTTAGACACAGGAACTCCTGAAGGATTATTAGAAGCCTCAAATTTTGTAGAAGTAATACAAAAAAGACAAGGATTTTATATCGCTTGTTTGGAGGAAATCGCTTATCAAAAAAATTGGATATCAAAAGAACAGTTATTGCATAAAATAAACGAATTAAAGAATTGTGATTACAAAGTTTATTTAAAAAATTTATTAAACTAATTTTTTTAAATAAATTTTATTGAAAAAGGAGGAAAAATGATATCAGTAGTAATTATGGCTGGAGGAAAAGGTGAGAGGTTTTGGCCAAAAAGTCGAGTGAGTATGCCAAAACAATTTTTATCTTTGACATCAGATGGAAAGTCTATGATTCAACATACTGTAGAAAGATTGAAGGAACTAGTTGAAATAGAAAACGTGTATATTGTTACAAATGAACTTTATGTAGACTTGGTAAAGGAACATGTATCAAATATTCCAAATGAAAATATAATTGTAGAGCCAATAGCTAAAAATACAGCTCCATGTATTGCTTTAGCGGCAGAATATATAGCAAAAAAAGATAAAAATGCTAAAATGATAGTGTTACCTTCAGATCATTTAATCAAATTCAATGAAATTTTTATTGATACTTTAAAAACAGCTTTGGATGTAGTTGAGAAAGGTGAAAATCTTGTAACAATAGGAATTACCCCAAATTATCCTGAAACAGGGTATGGATATATAAATTTTAAAAAAGCTCAAAATCTTGAACATAATGTCTACGA
Proteins encoded in this window:
- a CDS encoding peptide ABC transporter substrate-binding protein — protein: MKKILLLLSLVMFFIVSCGSGSGDNELILNLKEEGKSYDPELANDSTGEFVDSLVTETLTRQAKDGKSLPGVAKTWEHNQDSTVWTFHLRNNAKWSNGDPITAQNFKDGWVRALDPKTASKYADKLFYIKNAKEFNAGKIKNPDELGIKVVDNYTLVVTLNDPLPYFDSIVRIQTYAPLNKAFYDRVKDKYMTSKETSISSGVYKIKEWTRDSQIVFEKNENYWNKDSIKLEGVKVVFINDPNGSLNAFKNDEIDSTNISIEQAKEFKDDKRKILTDDGSVWYMTYNMKNKVLANKKIRQALSLAVDREKLVSDVLSGTGKPAYTYTAKGVGIMGVQKDFSEEAGKVFPAFDAAKAKSLLAEGLKELNLQKLPTLEMIFNDSGNNKIISEYIQDQLHKNLGVDIKIQAMTFSERLSRMEQRNYEIALAGYNGDFNDAITYLDRFVTKDGNNYSDYSNPEYDRLVKFVKSSGDQKARVASMIQMEKILADDMPVGILYYRQNTKLVNPRVHDIVFSPIGKDYVLDYTYIK
- a CDS encoding peptide ABC transporter substrate-binding protein, whose product is MKKLLLTLAMSLFLLSCGNGGNDQNTFSLNIVTEPSSIDPQITTDIPGGTVDELILEGLLRKDKNGKSVAGLAKSWEKSKDGLKWTFHLRDGIKWSNGDPVTAKDFKAGWLRALNPATAASNANMLFVIKNGEKYNAKKASAEEVGIKVVDDKTLEVTLEAPVSYFDDLVTFKAYMPLNEKYYNQVKDKYFSEAKYTIAVGPYTLDNWTHNSELRLKKNPNYWDAANVKTENVVLKMIDSNSSVNAFKNDEVDVTTVTFEQAKEFNGKPELVTAKDGGIYYLLFNVNEPAYKNAKIRKAISMAINKDDLLNKVLSNSEKATKTFTPQGIGLNGLKGDFSKEVLTDQPKYNVAEAKKLLAEGMKEAGISKLPNIKILFNDSGSRKAIVEYIQDNLKTNLGVQVDAEMVTGKERVNRTKENNFNIALMNWTGDFLDPITYLDLFESTNANNRGKFVNSRYDQLVKTVKSTDNPQTRVPAMIEMEKIISQEVPVVILFQKQKQYLVNPRVTNLGFVSIGGEFFIRDVVLK
- a CDS encoding cobalt-precorrin-6A reductase, producing the protein MIWIIGGTKDGRDILEKLVDEKNKKDILISTATSYGGELLKKYTSNNKKNIQVICKKLDEEQMEKVITEKNINTVVDASHPYAENVSRSILKVTKKLGTKYVRFEREMLDYGDENVFKFETLQEMNDFVLKYQNKNILSTLGSNNLEEIKVMGEKNNLFVRILPTTASIQKAENLGYLPKNIIAIQGPFDKNLNLAMLKSFKIDFLITKESGKTGGEKEKIDACKEFGTTVLILKRPFVNYRNVYSDIDKLINHI
- a CDS encoding histidine phosphatase family protein, with protein sequence MKENKLKLYIVRHGQTEWNVLEKFQGQMNSPLTEEGIEKVRKTAKELEDVKFDAVYTSQMGRTVETAKIILENNKNKNPKLQKIPELNEIYFGKWQGMSFSEIFDFSPKEAHSYFYDVKNYCAKNIGGEELKDGLTRFLKGLDKIIKAHESGNILIVTHGTVLELFFNYIENREADDLDERKLIGNGECRIFSFESGKFFQLKN
- the cobT gene encoding nicotinate-nucleotide--dimethylbenzimidazole phosphoribosyltransferase, translated to MDILKKTLVQIEAADRQRMKKKENELNSLLKTPKGLGIVEDLAIKLEGMQKNYRPKKKMVLVMAADNGVECEKVSKSKRVITQYVVEAMSNGTSSINSLAKSFGADVKVVDLGIDESSDHTGKINLSGIIQKKLMPFGTNNILNEAAMSYETSVSAIEIGIETVNEFVKEGYNLFATGEMGIGNTSTSSAILKVFSDLPLDDIVGFGSGIDKKTLEHKKEIIKRAILTKKIDKKDPIDVLSKVGGLDIAGMAGTFLGCAKNGVPVVIDGFISAVAALIAYKLCPNARDYMIGSHLSCEPGMKYIMNELNLTAPLLMNMKLGEGTGAIMMFPIIEAACRITEDVRTYPDV
- the hemL gene encoding glutamate-1-semialdehyde 2,1-aminomutase codes for the protein MNTNKSKEIFEKAKKAIPGGVNSPVRAFQSVKKDYPIFIESGKGSKLFDEDGNEYIDMIGSWGPMILGHNYPEVLEVVKTEMEKGTSFGLPTKKEVVLAELVKECFPAIEKIRLTTSGTEATMAAVRLSRAFTKKNKILKFEGCYHGHSDSLLVKAGSGLLTFEHQDSNGITEAVTRDTITAPFGDFEKVKKIVEDEKDIACIIVEPIPANMGVIETSKEFLEFLREITHKKNIVLIFDEVITGFRVSLGGACEMFGIQPDLITLGKIIGGGYPVGAFAGKKEIMDLISPVGNVYHAGTLSGNPVSVAAGIKTISILKENPDIYRTLEKRTKELVAKTEDLTQKYRIPATINATNSLFTIFFSRDKVKNLKDAIATNDKMYAIYFDTMLENGIIVPPSKYEAHFISYVHSDEDYRKFYFALEKAFEKIKNTL
- a CDS encoding D-glycero-alpha-D-manno-heptose-1,7-bisphosphate 7-phosphatase — encoded protein: MKNKFILLDRDGVINVEKNYLHTIEEFEYERNVVLGLAKLRDLGYKFSIITNQAGIAKGYYSEEDYFKLQKFIEEDLLKKGIKIEKSYFCPHHPDGIGKYKKNCECRKPNTKNFEIAIKEFKIDTKNSFMIGDRVTDLIPAKKLGMKTVLVKTGYGVKNISKLKENGLDSIVVNDILEFANLIEEGENQ
- a CDS encoding sugar transferase codes for the protein MKIKKIVIIRMIYIIILYLIYNILLNQYDYITKYLTNFIFLIFIFIKFVFGQLDFYAERFRLKNIFVNFSIDSIFAFMLFIFLKKVEIFYVFSAVFFFQIVFRKIISSIYMKKKNVLIFGSNHIENNIQEDIIASLDYNYIGYISNNKSRATKYLVGNYAEMEKIIKEKKIDLLVIVKDIRSPDFKKYLKRLFDLKINGLKVLSYEIFNEEIQKKIDANTIDEEWLLQSNGFDILNDGMEKNMKRGVDLVISLTLMVLLAPVALIVAILIKLESKGPVIFKQVRIGENMVPFKVYKFRSMKIHDPKKYSKYTQDNDKRVTKVGKFIRKTRIDELPQLFCILKGTMSFVGPRPEWDILAKEYEKKIPYYNLRHMIKPGLTGWAQVMYPYGENIEDTKRKLEYDLYYLKHQDLILDVLIIFKTIKVILFGKGK
- the rfbA gene encoding glucose-1-phosphate thymidylyltransferase RfbA; the protein is MKGIILAGGSGTRLYPVTKSISKQILPIYDKPMIYYPLSVLMLANIREILIISTKRDLPLFKELLGDGSDLGINLEYKVQEKPNGLAEAFIVGEKFIKNDNVCLILGDNIFYGSGFSGLLEEVTSLKKGAVIFGYPVKDPRAYGVVEFDKNGKAISLEEKPENPKSNYAIPGLYFYDNTVISKAKTLKPSNRGELEITAINKKYLKESKLNVKKFGRGIAWLDTGTPEGLLEASNFVEVIQKRQGFYIACLEEIAYQKNWISKEQLLHKINELKNCDYKVYLKNLLN